The segment AGTGCCAGCAACGGCTGCTGAGATTGTAACTGCCTATGAAAAGGTAGCCAATGCCATTAAGGAAGAGGTAGCAAAGCTATCTGATCAAGATTTACTAGAGGAAGTAACGGGCTTTACTAGACCAATGCCAAAGGGTGCTTTATTACGCGTATTAGTGGATCACCAAACACACCACCGTGGGCAAATGACGGTATTACTGCGTCAAGCAGGCTTACCAGTACCAGGTGTTATGGGACCAACAAAGGAAATGCAATAATAGTGGATGCAGCAAATCAGCCGTAGATTTGCTGCTTTTTTTATGGTATAACGGTGAGAAATCATTATTTTAACTATTTATTGAAAATCAAGGCTATACACCACCAAGCTATGTAGTGGAGGTTTATCAAACGGAAACAACGCAACTTGATACCATTGTATCAGGGTCTTTTCAAGGCTTTGAGCAACATTATTTATTAAAAGCCTTACAGCAGCTTGGTCCTGCATTTGGTGGGGTGACGCAATTGCCTTATAGCGTGACGGATGATGAAATCCTTCATTTACATAGCAATGGGGTGCATGCATTACGCTTTAATATTCAACGAGATGGCTCAGAAGATTTATCGAAGCTAGCTAGCTTTGCAAGAAGGGTGTACGATTTAGTTGGCTGGCATCGTGAGCTGTATATAGACGCTAAAGCATTACCTGAAATTGCAGCAACGCTTGAAAAATTGCCTGCTATATCGATTGACCATTTAGGGCTATC is part of the Lysinibacillus sp. FSL K6-0232 genome and harbors:
- a CDS encoding DinB family protein — its product is MYRQVDDFVHEWSNAAQGTLQVLQAMTDDKLGQSIVEGHSTLGWLGWHLVGAAGYFSYLAGLKVPSIRQEDPVPATAAEIVTAYEKVANAIKEEVAKLSDQDLLEEVTGFTRPMPKGALLRVLVDHQTHHRGQMTVLLRQAGLPVPGVMGPTKEMQ